One Apteryx mantelli isolate bAptMan1 chromosome 2, bAptMan1.hap1, whole genome shotgun sequence genomic window, ATTGCTTGAGTAAGATATGGATATTAAGTGACTTTCACactatcaaaaaaaaatcacaagtcaCTGATGCACTTGATGTCCTCAAAGAGGTATGAGCAGAGTGATTTTGTATCTTAGCTTGGCTATCAGATGCACTCAAAAGAGTTGGCTAGCAGACAAAATCATTAAGTGACAGCTGAGTAAGTTATTGTAATGTTCCTCTTTTGCTGCACTAAACATTTTGAGCACTGTTCTGATCGTGCAGTTCCAGTTTCATATTACTGGGGAACAACAGGCAAAATATCTGCACATTATGTAGTATCAGTTCAAACTATGCTAGGGAGCTGATATGGAGGACACAATAGTTTCAGTAttgttacccccccccccctttgctgtTCTTACAGATTTGACAGTGTGGCACGCATCCTGATTTAAAGGAGGCAAATAGGTAAGGACAGCTAATGTTACTTTACGGTAACATTATGACACTGTTAGAAGCAAGATAAGGTGCTTGCCCATGAGTCTGATTACCTAGGCTGAACAAATACAGGAATTTAAAGGAGGAGTGAAGTGAGAATGAAGTTAATATTTACTACTTAAAGTAGAGGAGATAGAAGGAGAGGTCCTGAAAGTTTTAAGACAAAGAAAGTAAGCTGAGTAGGAGCTTGAAATTGCATGTGGAAGCACTGTTGCCCACCCCTGTTCTACTTCACTACTTTTCAACAGTTTTAGGGCCCTTATCTCAGGTTGAAGATTTCCATCCAAAGCATCATCTAATCTGGCTTTCACAGGTTAGCAGTAGAGTTTTTAAAATGCCACTGATAACTCATCTCTTAAAAAATCTCCAAACCTGATGAGTACAAATAGTGATAGTTATTGAAACATTTGCAAAATATCCAAATGTGCAGTTTTATACCTTTTTTTTAGTTACATTAACGTAACTAAATTAGTTATAGTGACATAAATATTAGTCATTCAACTTTAAGATTAGTCTGGTGCCTAAATCAGAGCTTCTAATAAGGAAATGACAGGCAGAGGCTAATAAAGCCTACTCATGTGTGGCATAACTTCTGAAtttgagagggatttctgtcacCAGGGAGACACAAACTCTGTTTTTATTTGTCATTTTCTCAGAAGTCTGTATTGTAAGGCCCTCAGTCTTATGCTGCAAGGTGTGCAGATGTAGATAGTTCAGTTTAGGGGTTAATGGAACTTTGTTGTGCATTGTTAGATCTCTGATTCTCTTATAAATCCTCAAGGACACTTAACTGCAATTTGACCTTGTCAGTTTGTGTATCTTCGGTTGATTATGATGTTTAGATTATGATGTATAATCAACTTCCTTGTTATCTTCAGTTCAATCAACCGGAGATATCGAGGAGTGGTTCTCTAGCTCTCCTTCTGCAGTAGTAATTGAGGGCTCTATCTTTCTTGGTTGTACCATTAAAGCTGAAAGACCTTTTCAGGCTGCTCTTGTTAGAAAAGAACTTATTTTTGCAAGCCTCTGTTTGTTCTTGCTGTGGTGTACTGTTAATACTCTTCTGTATTGATCTAATTTAAGACAAAAAGTAATTTCCTTGAAAATCGAATTCATTTGGGGCACTAAGTGTAACTGTTCAGTACAAGTTGGCACACTTAGGCCTTCTTGAGATAGACACCAATAGtcatatttttaaaggtattttacaaacctttctttccatttcatgtATCAATTATTCTGAATACAGATATCATTGTTTAGGAACAAAATTACTGTATTGGGTCAAGTCCATGATTTATCTAGTGTCTGATAGGGTTGGCTTTGAATGTCTCAGAACAAGATGTATGAAATCCCACAACAAGATGATGTGGACAGTCTGTTCTCCGCTGCTCTGGTCCCAGTAGTTTGAGATTACCATGGATGTTACTGAGACTGAAACTTGTTTAATGGTCTGTAGCAACGAGAAGAGTAGCCAGAACTGTAATTCATGCTAACAAGTTTGCTGGAAGCAGTAGTAAATGTGCATCAAGATTTAAGGCAGTGAGTTGATGTGACTTCTGAAAgtctatttctttattttgaattttctggTTATTTATTTATGCTATAAGTGCTCATTAgcctctctcacttttttttttttcctttatttggtgTACTTAGAATTATAGAAAAAATTAGATAGGAGGAGACTTctgaaggtcatctagtccagcctctttctcaaagcagggctaacttaaAAGTTAGATTAGGTTGCTTTTCCAGTTGAGTTCTAAAATTGGTGGAGATTCAACAGCCTGTGCGGACAGCTTGTTCCAGTGCTTAGCCACTCTGTCAGTGTGTTTTTTCTGTATAGCTAATCAGAATTTCACTTGTAGCAATTTgtgactgttgcctcttgtctttaCTTCTGTTAGTTTGGGGGTTAATATTTCCTTTACTCtaatgaaaggatttttttttcatgtgtatatCAATTCTTCCGTATTGTCTTTCCAAGCATTGCTGAATTCTGAAGGAACTCTTGGGAGCTGCTAACCTGTACAGCACATGCAGTATTACACATGAGCTAGATCCCCAATTTAGCATTGGCTGAATACTTAAATACAACATAGTTATAAATGTTgtctcctcttctttttccaggCACCCCTGGGATACAGTGATCAAAGCTGCTATGAGAAAGTATCCTAACCCAATGAATCCGTGTGTGGTAGGAGTAGATGTCCTCGACAGAAGCCTTGATAATCAGGGGAGGTTGCATAGTCACCGTCTTCTCAGCACAGAATGGGGACTACCAAGTATTGTAAAAGCGGTATGATTTTGCAGTCTTATGGTTTGCTAATGATGTgatgcatttttctgtaatcatcTGGAATTGGAGCTGTATTCTGGAAAATATTTCCTATAAATTaagcttttattttgaaatattacaCCAGCTGTAATCGATATATTCCTGCTACGAAGTATTTTGTAGGCTTTAATATGCCTACAGTGTATACATCCATATATGCCTTTCAGACTGGTCTGTGTCATTTTATGTAACTGTGAGAGCACTTACCACTATATAGTCTTGCTACTGATTACAATGTTTTGGTATCAGTTAATTACTGTGTATTTATTTGGGGTCACTAAGAACTTGAAACttactattttgatttttttttttctttttcatttttgtacctttgttttgcttttagattTTAGGAACAAGTAGAACTCTGACTTACATTGAGGAACATTCTGTGGTAGatccagtggaaaaaaagatGGAGCTTTGCTCAACTAATGTGAGTGATAGTTTAAGAAGTTTCTGGTAATTAGTTCTGGAGATTGGATGTTCTGTATCTCTTAGCTGTAAGAAATGTGTGTTTGCATCCTTCATTAGAAGGAGGCAATTTCCGCATGTCTTGGTTGGTATGAAGGCACTCTCCCCAACTCCTACAGGAAACTTCAAATACTTTTGGATGAAGCATTTGTGATTCTGTTCTGAACATAAGATTGTTTCTCAGAATGTACataaaacaaaagactttttACTTTTGGTAAAGTAACTTAACTCCACATTACACTGACACTTACAACTGAAGTTTTAAtttgaaatgctgtttttcacAACATGTAGATAAAGTATTATGCAATGTTTTGGTAATCTGGGAACTTTTAATTCTAAAGTTTAAACTGGAGTTGTCCACCAGAGTGCTTTGTCTTTGTTCAAGAAACACATCTTTCCTGCATATTAATCTTCTGTACACTCTGAATAGTGTTGGGGTGGTCTTGGTCTTGAAGAATCTCTCTGAATTGCACGCCATAAATCAGATATGGTTCAACTTTCAATGAAAACTAACAGAAAGCTGTTTGTGCTTTCTGTTATAAGAACTTTGATTATAACTAGATCTAGGATAGGAGAAGATGCATCAccctttatatgtatttttattggcTGTGTTCTTCTATCTACACTGCTTTGTCTCTGACATTAACATGAGTGCTGTACTACTGAGTTGCACTGttgataaaagaaaaatgaaaggcaaaaactGAGGAtttcaggtctttttctttttaagattacTCTCACAAATTTGGTGTCTGTTGATGAGAGACTGGTTTACATGCCTCATCCTGAAAACCCTGAGAAGTAAGTAAGAATATTCCTACGCTTTTTTGTGTGTAGGAGACAAAGTATTAGTTCAGTTCAGTTTAACTGATaaattttctttattctcttaCAGAACTGTGCTAACTCAGGAAGCAATTATTACTGTCAAAGGCATTAGCTTGAGCAGTTATTTGGAAAGCTTAATGGCAAACACAATATCTTCTAATGCCAGAAAGGTACATCATCTTTATTctgttatccttttttttttttttttttgaagtagtaATTCTCAAGCATGTGTGCTGAATACTATAATTAATTTCACTAAACTTTGTGCACAGAATTTCAACTGACAGCTTGTGGGACCTCAGCAAGTAGGCTGTGATTTACCAAAGCATGAAAGAGTTTCActtttaaatctttgttttttctaGAATTATGCATCAGAACAAACAAACCCCTATGTGTATGCtatagctacttttttttttttaatgaacactttttttttttttttttttttttttttaaagtcatctcACATTCCCAGGAGTTGAAGGCTGGTAGTGAAGATAACTTTTCTCTCAGCCTTTATAGCAtgttttctgtgcttctgtgtcAGTTGCTCCAGTTCTTATCCGTTATTGAGTTGTCTCTTTGCCCTTGGCTTGAAGTAAAGTAAGCAGAGGCATATTCTGTGAAGAGATGAAACTATTGTGGCTTTTGTAGGTAATGCTACCCTGACTCCTCTGTCTTGTGCTTGCTTTTTCTATATGGCTTGCAGCCATATAGAGCTGTGCTTAGCGCAGGCAGATCTATGGGAGTGCTTATCACTGGTTCCTGGGGCACTTTGTCCTATACTTTttctgggaaggaaggaaaataaatgcagttgCTGCAGAAGCATAGATGTTGCTGCCTAACAGCAGGATGAGTGTGACTGAAATTTGAGCCTGTGTTCTGCATTGCTGGAGAGGTTCAATGTGTCAGAGCCTGGGTATAAGGACAGAATGAGTGAACCTGGGGAGAGAGGAGGCTGACCTGGATGGAAAGAACAAGTAGAAAAGGGGAATCTGGCCTGGGTAACTGCTACTATGCCAGAGAGCCCGTGCTTTGGCCAGCTCTTTGTCCCTGGGAGAGATGTTGCTTGACCATGGAAATGTAACCCAACTTGATAGGCAGCATTGACCAACtagatcagaaagaagaaagcccctttcctcccttccatgtgcttcttcaagaaggagagggaaaacagCTTAAAGTAGGGGAATGGGGAAGAAGGAATGGATAAATTCTAGACATTGAAGAGCAACAGTAGGTAGCTGAGCACGCTCTGTTTGTTTGAAAGGCATCAGTGGAACATGCTTCAGTTAGATTTTTAAAGGGTATCCGGATGAGAAGGAAATTGTAATTCACATGGGGCATATACTCTGGTCTGGCAACAGAAGTCCAAACCCTAGCTCACAACTGAAGTCAGCCTGACTTGGAGTCAAGGTAGCAAAGAACTAGTTAGTTGGAATGGCCAGATAACTGGGCATTCTTAGAAGTACCAGTTGAATTCCTCTCCTGGCATTTGTCAAATTCATATGTCTCTAATGAACCTAGAGAAAGagtataaatattttttgttattctCTTGGTACCTGCTCAGGTCTCACCCTTGTGAGAACTTTACTTTTAAAGATTCTTCTTCtgtcctgcctttttaaaaaacacactgACTCACCAGCTTATAATCAAAAAGGACCTTCTTGTCCTGTCTGTTTCACTGAAGAGTCTATTCAAAGATGTTAAACTTGGCAGGAATTTGTACTTGCTGTTACTAGCCCTTTCTTTACCCAATTACCTACTGTACTTTTACTAGCTCTTCTAGAATGCTATGCTGTGCTTCTGTGTTCTTAACACCCTTCTTAGACTTTATAAAAGTTGCTGGAAAATGTTTTGTCATTATGAAGAAATAAGAAGCAAATAGTGAGATTTTGCTATGAGGTTTAGAGATGGCAGATGATACCTTATTGCAATGATGATGGAAAAATCATTTGCCACATGTTGTAAATCTTTTCTGTGTTACTCCAGGGGTGGGATGCTATTGAGTGGATAATTCAAAATTCTGAGAGCGCTCTAAGCTAGCAGTTCTCCACATCTGCAGTTTATACTAACTAGTGGTAATGCCAGCATTATTCTTCTTGGTACAGCATTTCAGCTTTCTAGCAAATGTGTGCATGGGCTGTTGTGATGTGAACTTCATAAATTAACCtgcatgtatattttatatacattacATACAGGAATGGCAAACATGTTCATTACACTGAAGTTGTAGAGAGTGGGTCGGGCCTAGAATGGATCAATTAACCCATGCTTATATCGCTGAAAGACCAACTTGCTGCAGCCGTGTCTTATGCCACGTTACTGCTTGTTGGTATGAAAATAGAATGGTTACTGCAGATAACTAGGCATGTGAATGAGTCTCTCTACCAAGTGTTCGCTCTGATCTTAGTTTCTGTGGTTTCACTGTGTAAAACGGGTACCCGAAGGAATTAATGAATTGGTTAGTCACTGGAACTGGcattataaaaatgaaacagaattgtACCCTTAGAATATAAAATTGATTTCTCAAAACAGTTTGCCTAACAAGGGTAATCTTTTGCATAGTGAAGTTGTATTTGCTTTTCTTACGCCTGAGGAATATTGCTGCCCTTCTGTCAACTTCTGTGGAAACCCGTACAAAGCTTGAAGCTGTAAGAATGCCAGACTTTTCTTGGTGTTTTGTAATTATAGTCATTTCAGTAGTGACATGTCCCTTAAGCAATGTGACTATGACAAAATCTGACTTCAAAGTTGAGAGAACTAAGTGAGATTGCCTCTGTGGTACCTCTGTGCTGATTGTTTTCCTTCCGCTAGTCAGTTTAGCCTGTCTCTGTCATTCCTGTATTGGCATATACTTCAACTAAtaagattgctttaaaaaaagaaaaaaaaagaaaaaagcatcatGCTGCTTCTCTTAATTAAGAATGTAGGGTTTTTTCAGACTTGCTTATTTTGAAATCAGCATATGTGGTGAGTGTTTGCTTTTAAGTTCTCATTCCACTAAATTTCTATGGCTGTTTTTCTACCAAACTTCAACTACAGAAGCTCAGCATTTATCAGTTGCCTAGACTCTGTCAACAAATCTCCACATGCACTGTTTGATCTATGAAACACACATCATACTGCTAACACATGCAATAAAGACTAATGTAATATGCATGCTTTATTATGAATGTGCTTGCTTAATGAGTTATAGAAATTATTGTACACTGTGAAACTTTATAGACCAATcctctgtcagattttttttttttttaaaccaggtaaTTCTGTGATACCTGGAGGCTTTGCATCTCTTTAAGATTTGTAACTTAAATTCCCATGCAAGACACTACTAAACTTTCTCACCAGTATTATGCGTTTATTCTTAGCTGCAAAATATAGCATATGCAGGACTAAGGAAACATATGCAGACCTATGTAATCTTAAGAGCAGAAGGAAGTAACTTGGTAGTCTAGTTTGAAAGTcatggatttttgttgtttttaatgaataCATCAGCTAAAACACTCTGACCTGGTTGTTTTGAGGCCCTGAGTATGAAACaatctcagtgattttttttttttttttttttcctactgagcaTTTTCTACATCAAAGCTGTTTGACTATCTGACAAGCCTGATCTTCTTTGTGTGATTAGATAAATATAACATCTAAGGTGTTGCTGTCATACTTGGTTCTCTGTGCATGTGTTACCTAAGAGGACATTTCAACCTGACTTTTAAATATCCAAGTAGGTTCTTATTGAAATATaattcctcctccctctccttacTTTGTACTTTGAAGAGTACTCTACTCAACTAATTCGTAGTTACTTACAACTTGTTGCCATGCAGTAGCCTGCTCTTGTCTGGGTGCTTTTATGCATGCTTCACTACTGTTCTCAAGTCTTGCACAGGGCCTAGAGATGATGAAATCTGAGGAAGTTATCACCTGCTGAAACATGGTCAATTTGGTGCTCAAATGGAAAGAACTCAGAAATATACtcttctcagtttttttttttttttttttttcagaaacccAGGCTTAACAATGCTTGCAACAAAAATAGTATATCAGAGTTCAGAATAAAACTGTGGGGCTTTCCCCCACCCTTTGCCTCAGTCTCTGCAGAGGACTTGAACACTGATGCTTGCTTTTATGAAAACTTCGGACTCTTGAGGCTCAGACCCTTTATCTCAAAAACTTCTCTGGACTGGGCTAAAGCCATGTGGCTCCTCGTTACTGCTCTCCACTGTTTGTACTTCTTGCCCTTGGTAGGATAATAGTGATGAATGTCTCTGGCTTCTCATTAGATGAGAAAAGGCCAGTGTTTTCCTGGTCTCGCACCATCTGCTTGTTTTGGCAAAAGCTGTCATCCTGAGAATGTGGAGTCTGAAATTTTGCACTTTAACTTAGTTAAGGTGTATCTGtttatatttttccctttattgtGGGGCTGCACACTCATCTTGCGGTCACTGTGGCATGGCCGGCTGCAGGATCTTTATaaggcaaaacatttttaaagtgcttaTTTAGCTGGATTTGACTGCTCTTACTAAAGCATCGGCTTTCAGTACCTTTAGCTTTGAGACACTCCCTACCCATTCTGAGAACTGGATAAAGCAAGATCATGCCTTGATGTAGAAGGCATGATTGTAGTCTTTCAGTTAGTTTCTGGTGTATATGCTGAAAAATTGCTGTGCATGAATATAGAACTCTGTGTGATTCTATCTTTGTAAACTCTTACTAGAGATCAGCCCTCTTAGTTGCTATCTCTAAGAGCACCTGGAAGACTAgcttgctttctgctgaatcatTGTCTCAAAAACTGTCCATATGTAACTCGGTTAAAGATTCTGAGAACAGTAGCTAGATTTTTTTCACAAATTTGCTGTTGGGATGGCAGGAGCAGTAAACTGTACAAACAGCAATGCTCCTACGTAACAGAACTTAAATGCTGAATTAGGCTTTTTGCATAGGTGCTCTACTGGTAGCTCACACCAATATTGCATTAAGTTCTTGCATGTGGGTTATGCAAATGTCTTTGCAGTGAAGTTTCAGTAAGAAGATGCTAAGAAATTATCAGTATAATCCTATATCAAACTATGCAGGatatggaaataattttaaaacaaatctcATGTCTGACAGAGGAAAAACTATAGGAACATGAATAGTGGCATTGTATCTGTTCTGATCCTAAACTACAGTGTTTCTCCTGGCAGGGTCGAGATGCCCTGGAATGGGTGATCAGCAAATTAAACACAGAATTGGAGGAGCTCAAGTCAACGCACGAAAACATGAAATCAGCCATGGCAGCAGCATCGACAGAAAACTGAAGCCAAAAACGACCAAGTAACTGACAGAAAAGTCTTATTTTGCAAACTTTTTTGTAGATCTCCCTTCCAACGTTGATCTGCACAGGTTTTATATGTTTCTAAGAATATTGGATCAGAGGAAAAATCTAGGGAAAGTAACCTTATCCCCTGTCTCCACAGCAGCTCCTGTTGCCTACTGAACGTGACCTCCTGCAAATGCTCTTTTTGTGTAAACAACCTCCTTTAAACAGTGGAAACAAAACATTTAGCACATTTAAAACTGCCCAAAATGTGCCTTCTATATCAAAAGTAGAGAATATGTTTCTTATATTTTACACTATCTTAGCTTTTTGTACTCTAACTTTAAAAGAACTCATTAAGGTTTTTTTCATAAGAGCATTTGTTCTATGAAGGTCTGATAGGTACTAAAGCACTGAATTTTATCTGTTTTGTAACCTCTTATGACCATTTGAAGGGAAGTATGTGAGAGAGAATGTGATACTGTAGAAAAAGATACCTAGAGGATCATCCCAAAAAGCTAAAACTTGCGTGGTACTAACTCTTCTTAGGTGTTTAACTTAGGTGCTGTCTGAACAAGACACACAGATACTTTACCTCTTGGATGTTTGTATCCAAACATAGATAAAGTTTCTATTGATGTTAATAGTCTAAACCAGTTGCTTTTTGTAGGGAGAAGGGTATAATTTATTGTCATATTTATTAACTTGCTGTAGTTCCTCTCCTCATTACCAGAAGAGCAGTGGTAATTCCTGGAAGGTGCTGGAAAATACTTCTCTTATTTATTTGCAAGAAGGCTACTTGTAGGCTACTTGAACAAAGCGACTGTGTTGTTCCACTGGTCCTTGCTTTTGACATCATGTCTTAACTGAGGAAGAGACTCTGATGCAATAAATAGAAGAGTTCAAATGCGAAATAAGCAAGAAACTTGAAATCCAAAGGGTAGTATCTCATAAGCAGGTACCTCTTCTTTTCTAAAAGAAGACAAACgtagaaggaaaaacaaatggaCACTCCTTTTACAGTGCTTTCCACAAACTACTGACTACTGGTTTAACTTAGTTTTTTTAACACTTTGCCATATTGGCACAAAATGTTTTTAggatcattttaaatatttctcattATGTGGAAAAATACTCTAGTAACTGCAGAAATTGCTTTCTTAAAACATGCATAAGTATGGATTGATAACAGAGTATTAGCCCTTGTTTGAAGTTcacaaaaactttcttttttggtGCAGGCGTAGTATACATGTTTTATGCTGCCCTCTGTTAGGgcattttaacttattttttttgtgtgcacacaaatggaaataaatgttGCAAGTATGTTTACTGATGCCAGTGGCAACCGTGTATTTAGGAAGCTGTTAAAGAGCACCAGTAAATTCTGTAAGAAGTAGAAGAGTAAAATGTTGGTCACTCCGTTTTGAGCTCGTAACTTAAAATGTCTGTAGCTTAAGGGAAATTGCAGAGTCCATGTTTTGTAGCTTGAAAGTGAACAATAATTTGGGTGTAACTATAGTCTAGCTGAATTACATGATCCTAATGAAtaaacttaatttttaaaaaatatattagtcAAAAACAATTAACTGAAAAGCTAATATTTACATTGCTCTTTTAATATGGACCTAAAGCCTTTACTGTTTTGGAACAGAAACTTAGAACTTTAAGGTGTGGTAGCTAGCAGCTCCTCTTGTGGAAGATGTGCTGTGTAGTTTTGGTGCAAGTCAGTTGTCATGCTTTTCCAATGAATGTCATGCCAATCCCTGGATAAGGAATGCAGAAGAATGTTATAGCTTGTCGTGAGTCCCTGCTAGAAAGGGGAAGGCAGCTACAGCAGAGCCATGCAAACGACAGGAGGAGATGAgtgcgtgagtgtgtgtgtgtgtgcgtgtgtaaacCTGTACTACAGCATTCCCATATATGCCTATTGCAGGCGATGGAAACTCGACTGTGAAGGAGTAGAAAAGTCTTATGACATGTTCATATATTGCTTCAGTTCAGTGCAAGAATTGTCTAAAGCCACTTCTTACACTGGATTTGAAATAACTGCTTAGTGTTGTGTTCAAGTTGACTAATTTATGTATAGCAACTTCCAGTGCTGGCTGATGTTCCAGAAAAGTCACTGCAGGCTCCTGTTTTCTGTCCAGAGCCAGCCTTGTCTGCCACACCTTGGCCAGTACGAGTTATGCATCAATTTTCTAGGTGACTTTATGCTTTCTTGTCTTccacaaaaaaaatccataggtGCCTGTGTAGACacatctcttttctgttttcattccccACTATAAGTTTTAGGCTGCTTTCTCTCTGTTTCACGCTACTCAAGCAAGAGCTAGACAGCTGGGTGCATAGTTGTCTGCTCTCTCTGCTGTTCCACTTGCCACCAGTCAGCACCTTGCCTGCTCCTGCTctgttctcttctgcttttctgtaggctaaatgggagaggggaggagggagaatttCTTCCAAAGGCCTGGCTGGTCCCCCAGCTGCCTCACACTGCTGCCAGAACAGTGCTGCTGTTTCCCACCTTTTTGCCTCTGGGCTAGGTGCGACTCCTGTGCCTCTGTGCTTGTTGATCTTCCTAAGTTGGGTAGTTTTATGTTATGTTGGGTAGTTTTACATGTGTGTTTGTAGGACCATGCAGTCTGTGATCACATTTGGACTCGGTAGACTTTGCTTTAGTGTTTAGCAGATGAAGTGATATGTAATTTGCTGTAAGCTTCCCTGGAGACTTTCACTCTCTTGCCTGCTACTCATTTGATTTGAATGCAGGTCTccacctcttcctctcccttgACCATGAGTCCTGCCTGTGGGATCTAATGGTATGTACAGCCCTGCTGTACATAACACAGTTTTTAAGGCACTCTGTCTACCACAGTATTACAATCTGAGGTTAGCTGTTGGGCCAAAAAACCTGTGGAACTGCATATCTTGTTCTGGCACACCAATCCTTCCCTAGAGAAACTCTTTCCCCCATCCTTTCTTTATTTACTGATAACAGCTACAACACATTTCAGGTCAGTTTTATATCATATGTGCACTGActgagctgtttgtttgtttgtcaaaGACACAAAACCAGTAGTGATGGAAAATCCTAGGCTGCTTGCTGAGGTAGTCTTCGGTGTGGTGCAGCAACAGCCTGGTAGAGaggagttttttttaaaaaacaacaacaacaaaacccttaCAAAGCAGGAATGGTGTTAAGTCAATGCTCATTAACTTGGAAGGATCTTGAAATGCtggggaaaaagcagaagagagctCAGCACTGATAATCCTACTGATTAACAGGTAACAAGTGCAGATTTGAATAAGAATCCTGTGGTTTAAGAGTTGAAAATAGAAAGGAAAGTAGCGATTGGTGTGTTGGGGGTGGTATTCACTATCATTGCTCAAGC contains:
- the PRELID3A gene encoding PRELI domain containing protein 3A isoform X2: MKIWSSEHVFGHPWDTVIKAAMRKYPNPMNPCVVGVDVLDRSLDNQGRLHSHRLLSTEWGLPSIVKAILGTSRTLTYIEEHSVVDPVEKKMELCSTNITLTNLVSVDERLVYMPHPENPEKTVLTQEAIITVKGISLSSYLESLMANTISSNARKGRDALEWVISKLNTELEELKSTHENMKSAMAAASTEN
- the PRELID3A gene encoding PRELI domain containing protein 3A isoform X1; the protein is MRKYPNPMNPCVVGVDVLDRSLDNQGRLHSHRLLSTEWGLPSIVKAILGTSRTLTYIEEHSVVDPVEKKMELCSTNITLTNLVSVDERLVYMPHPENPEKTVLTQEAIITVKGISLSSYLESLMANTISSNARKGRDALEWVISKLNTELEELKSTHENMKSAMAAASTEN